A genome region from Gadus chalcogrammus isolate NIFS_2021 chromosome 5, NIFS_Gcha_1.0, whole genome shotgun sequence includes the following:
- the LOC130383037 gene encoding serine/threonine-protein kinase PAK 6 isoform X2 translates to MFRKKKKKRPEISAPKNFEHRVHTSFDAKRGCYVGLPTQWQSLIENLRRPKPMVDPSRITEVELRPKKTIVRGSMIGHGDYITAMINDMSRLSVTSSNSLRKHSPSARKRAQSLGRLGEVREGDNYQYEGLAGDDEEDDEDDDEEDDEEDEGRGRASRERWRSRNVHSESNTPHMGMKKSVTLQPNGILSRARSTYEVGVSSVERPPPPPVQPQPIHAPSYGAYMSPELGSPQGRVVWRRDFQLPPRGAPAGQRPIACFYSPAMVLQQHPRGDQGPLHPAEFAHHPNLPLYMPSHSSPVRPYSSYDLKVKASSIVRYHSGFLPTGTSSPLVSGVRPQRAVRSSASYTLGLSPNMGHLRPNGPEPFLRHSGCPTNPPYPRQDSPSQPRPSPTGSLATSPPGACSPAYRPPPHPSPRPPPDPPKVTHEQFKAALQMVVDQGDPRAYLENFVKIGEGSTGVVCIAREKHSGRQVAVKMMDLRRQQRRELLFNEVVIMRDYQHRNVVEMFKSALVEEELWVIMEYLQGGALTNIVSETRLSEEQIATVCEAVLQALAYLHSQGVIHRDIKSDSILLTLDGRIKLSDFGFCAQISKDIPKRKSLVGTPYWMAPEVISKSPYGTEVDVWSLGIMVVEMVDGEPPYFSETPVAAMKRLRDEHAPTVRNVSQISPVLKDFLDRMLTRDPMERASATDLLEHPFLLQSGSPQCLVPLVEQYRKRMSRC, encoded by the exons ATGTTccgcaagaagaagaagaagaggcccGAGATATCGGCGCCCAAGAACTTTGAGCACCGCGTACACACCTCCTTCGACGCCAAGCGGGGCTGCTACGTGGGGCTGCCCACGCAATGGCAGAGCCTCATCGAGAACCTGCGCCGGCCCAAGCCCATGGTGGACCCCTCACGCATCACGGAGGTGGAGCTGAGGCCGAAGAAg ACCATCGTGCGCGGCAGCATGATCGGCCACGGCGACTACATCACGGCCATGATCAACGACATGAGCCGGCTGTCCGTCACCAGCTCCAACTCCCTGAGGAAGCACAGCCCCTCGGCCAGGAAGAGGGCCCAGTCCCTGGGGAGGCTGGGCGAGGTGAGGGAGGGCGACAACTACCAGTACGAGGGCCTCGCCGGGGACGACGAagaggacgacgaggacgacgacgaggaggacgacgaggaagacGAGGGGCGAGGGCGCGCGTCCCGGGAAcgctggaggagcaggaacgTCCACAGCGAGAGCAACACGCCCCACATGGGCATGAAGAAGAGCGTCACCCTGCAGCCCAACGGCATCCTGTCCCGGGCCAGGTCCACGTACGAGGTGGGGGTCAGCTCGGTGGAgcgcccgcccccgccgcctGTCCAGCCCCAGCCCATCCACGCGCCCAGCTACGGGGCCTACATGAGCCCCGAGCTGGGCAGCCCCCAGGGGCGGGTGGTGTGGAGGAGGGACTTCCAGCTGCCGCCCAGGGGCGCCCCCGCGGGTCAGCGGCCCATCGCGTGCTTCTACAGCCCGGCCATGGTGCTCCAGCAGCACCCCCGGGGGGACCAGGGCCCCCTGCACCCCGCAGAGTTCGCCCACCACCCCAACCTGCCGCTTTACATGCCGAGCCACAGCAGCCCGGTGCGGCCGTACTCCTCCTACGACCTGAAGGTGA AAGCCTCT TCCATCGTGAGGTACCACTCTGGCTTCCTGCCCACGGGCACCAGCAGCCCTCTGGTGAGCGGCGTGCGGCCCCAGCGGGCGGTACGCTCCTCTGCCAGCTACACCCTGGGACTGTCCCCCAACATGGGACACCTGCGACCCAACGGGCCCGAGCCCTTCCTCAGGCACTCGGGGTGTCCCACCAACCCCCCGTACCCCAGGCAGGACAGCCCGTCCCAGCCGCGGCCCTCCCCCACGGGCTCCCTGgccaccagcccccccgggGCCTGCTCCCCCGCTTAcagacccccgccccacccgtcgccccgccccccacccgaCCCGCCCAAGGTGACCCACGAACAGTTCAAGGCGGCGCTGCAGATGGTGGTGGACCAGGGGGACCCCCGGGCGTACCTGGAGAACTTTGTGAAGATCGGCGAGGGCTCCACGGGGGTGGTGTGCATCGCCCGCGAGAAGCACAGCGGCCGGCAGGTGGCGGTGAAGATGATGGACCTGCGGCGGCAGCAGAGGAGAGAGCTGCTGTTCAACGAG GTGGTCATCATGAGGGACTACCAGCACAGAAATGTGGTGGAAATGTTCAAGTCagccctggtggaggaggagctgtgggTTATCATGGAGTACCTGCAAGGTGGCGCACTCACCAACATTGTGTCTGAAACGAG gctGAGCGAGGAGCAGATTGCCACGGTGTGTGAGGCTGTGCTGCAGGCGCTGGCCTACCTTCATTCACAGGGCGTCATCCACAGAGACATCAAGAGTGACTCCATATTACTCACATTAGATGGAAGG ATCAAGCTGTCGGACTTTGGCTTCTGTGCCCAGATCAGTAAGGACATCCCTAAAAGGAAGTCTCTGGTGGGAACACCCTACTGGATGGCTCCCGAGGTCATCTCCAAATCCCCATACGGCACTGAG GTGGATGTGTGGTCTCTGGGCAtcatggtggtggagatggtggatgGGGAACCCCCCTATTTCAGTGAGACCCCAGTGGCGGCTATGAAGAGGCTGAGAGACGAGCACGCCCCCACCGTGAGGAACGTCAGCCAG ATCTCCCCAGTGCTGAAGGACTTCCTGGACCGCATGCTAACCCGGGACCCTATGGAGCGGGCCAGCGCCACAGACCTGCTGGAGCACCCCTTCCTGCTGCAGAGCGGCTCCCCGCAGTGCCTGGTGCCCCTGGTGGAGCAGTACCGCAAGCGCATGTCCCGCTGCTGA
- the LOC130383037 gene encoding serine/threonine-protein kinase PAK 6 isoform X3, producing the protein MFRKKKKKRPEISAPKNFEHRVHTSFDAKRGCYVGLPTQWQSLIENLRRPKPMVDPSRITEVELRPKKTIVRGSMIGHGDYITAMINDMSRLSVTSSNSLRKHSPSARKRAQSLGRLGEVREGDNYQYEGLAGDDEEDDEDDDEEDDEEDEGRNVHSESNTPHMGMKKSVTLQPNGILSRARSTYEVGVSSVERPPPPPVQPQPIHAPSYGAYMSPELGSPQGRVVWRRDFQLPPRGAPAGQRPIACFYSPAMVLQQHPRGDQGPLHPAEFAHHPNLPLYMPSHSSPVRPYSSYDLKGESIVRYHSGFLPTGTSSPLVSGVRPQRAVRSSASYTLGLSPNMGHLRPNGPEPFLRHSGCPTNPPYPRQDSPSQPRPSPTGSLATSPPGACSPAYRPPPHPSPRPPPDPPKVTHEQFKAALQMVVDQGDPRAYLENFVKIGEGSTGVVCIAREKHSGRQVAVKMMDLRRQQRRELLFNEVVIMRDYQHRNVVEMFKSALVEEELWVIMEYLQGGALTNIVSETRLSEEQIATVCEAVLQALAYLHSQGVIHRDIKSDSILLTLDGRIKLSDFGFCAQISKDIPKRKSLVGTPYWMAPEVISKSPYGTEVDVWSLGIMVVEMVDGEPPYFSETPVAAMKRLRDEHAPTVRNVSQISPVLKDFLDRMLTRDPMERASATDLLEHPFLLQSGSPQCLVPLVEQYRKRMSRC; encoded by the exons ATGTTccgcaagaagaagaagaagaggcccGAGATATCGGCGCCCAAGAACTTTGAGCACCGCGTACACACCTCCTTCGACGCCAAGCGGGGCTGCTACGTGGGGCTGCCCACGCAATGGCAGAGCCTCATCGAGAACCTGCGCCGGCCCAAGCCCATGGTGGACCCCTCACGCATCACGGAGGTGGAGCTGAGGCCGAAGAAg ACCATCGTGCGCGGCAGCATGATCGGCCACGGCGACTACATCACGGCCATGATCAACGACATGAGCCGGCTGTCCGTCACCAGCTCCAACTCCCTGAGGAAGCACAGCCCCTCGGCCAGGAAGAGGGCCCAGTCCCTGGGGAGGCTGGGCGAGGTGAGGGAGGGCGACAACTACCAGTACGAGGGCCTCGCCGGGGACGACGAagaggacgacgaggacgacgacgaggaggacgacgaggaagacGAGGG caggaacgTCCACAGCGAGAGCAACACGCCCCACATGGGCATGAAGAAGAGCGTCACCCTGCAGCCCAACGGCATCCTGTCCCGGGCCAGGTCCACGTACGAGGTGGGGGTCAGCTCGGTGGAgcgcccgcccccgccgcctGTCCAGCCCCAGCCCATCCACGCGCCCAGCTACGGGGCCTACATGAGCCCCGAGCTGGGCAGCCCCCAGGGGCGGGTGGTGTGGAGGAGGGACTTCCAGCTGCCGCCCAGGGGCGCCCCCGCGGGTCAGCGGCCCATCGCGTGCTTCTACAGCCCGGCCATGGTGCTCCAGCAGCACCCCCGGGGGGACCAGGGCCCCCTGCACCCCGCAGAGTTCGCCCACCACCCCAACCTGCCGCTTTACATGCCGAGCCACAGCAGCCCGGTGCGGCCGTACTCCTCCTACGACCTGAAG ggggaGTCCATCGTGAGGTACCACTCTGGCTTCCTGCCCACGGGCACCAGCAGCCCTCTGGTGAGCGGCGTGCGGCCCCAGCGGGCGGTACGCTCCTCTGCCAGCTACACCCTGGGACTGTCCCCCAACATGGGACACCTGCGACCCAACGGGCCCGAGCCCTTCCTCAGGCACTCGGGGTGTCCCACCAACCCCCCGTACCCCAGGCAGGACAGCCCGTCCCAGCCGCGGCCCTCCCCCACGGGCTCCCTGgccaccagcccccccgggGCCTGCTCCCCCGCTTAcagacccccgccccacccgtcgccccgccccccacccgaCCCGCCCAAGGTGACCCACGAACAGTTCAAGGCGGCGCTGCAGATGGTGGTGGACCAGGGGGACCCCCGGGCGTACCTGGAGAACTTTGTGAAGATCGGCGAGGGCTCCACGGGGGTGGTGTGCATCGCCCGCGAGAAGCACAGCGGCCGGCAGGTGGCGGTGAAGATGATGGACCTGCGGCGGCAGCAGAGGAGAGAGCTGCTGTTCAACGAG GTGGTCATCATGAGGGACTACCAGCACAGAAATGTGGTGGAAATGTTCAAGTCagccctggtggaggaggagctgtgggTTATCATGGAGTACCTGCAAGGTGGCGCACTCACCAACATTGTGTCTGAAACGAG gctGAGCGAGGAGCAGATTGCCACGGTGTGTGAGGCTGTGCTGCAGGCGCTGGCCTACCTTCATTCACAGGGCGTCATCCACAGAGACATCAAGAGTGACTCCATATTACTCACATTAGATGGAAGG ATCAAGCTGTCGGACTTTGGCTTCTGTGCCCAGATCAGTAAGGACATCCCTAAAAGGAAGTCTCTGGTGGGAACACCCTACTGGATGGCTCCCGAGGTCATCTCCAAATCCCCATACGGCACTGAG GTGGATGTGTGGTCTCTGGGCAtcatggtggtggagatggtggatgGGGAACCCCCCTATTTCAGTGAGACCCCAGTGGCGGCTATGAAGAGGCTGAGAGACGAGCACGCCCCCACCGTGAGGAACGTCAGCCAG ATCTCCCCAGTGCTGAAGGACTTCCTGGACCGCATGCTAACCCGGGACCCTATGGAGCGGGCCAGCGCCACAGACCTGCTGGAGCACCCCTTCCTGCTGCAGAGCGGCTCCCCGCAGTGCCTGGTGCCCCTGGTGGAGCAGTACCGCAAGCGCATGTCCCGCTGCTGA
- the LOC130383037 gene encoding serine/threonine-protein kinase PAK 6 isoform X5 — protein sequence MFRKKKKKRPEISAPKNFEHRVHTSFDAKRGCYVGLPTQWQSLIENLRRPKPMVDPSRITEVELRPKKTIVRGSMIGHGDYITAMINDMSRLSVTSSNSLRKHSPSARKRAQSLGRLGEVREGDNYQYEGLGRGRASRERWRSRNVHSESNTPHMGMKKSVTLQPNGILSRARSTYEVGVSSVERPPPPPVQPQPIHAPSYGAYMSPELGSPQGRVVWRRDFQLPPRGAPAGQRPIACFYSPAMVLQQHPRGDQGPLHPAEFAHHPNLPLYMPSHSSPVRPYSSYDLKGESIVRYHSGFLPTGTSSPLVSGVRPQRAVRSSASYTLGLSPNMGHLRPNGPEPFLRHSGCPTNPPYPRQDSPSQPRPSPTGSLATSPPGACSPAYRPPPHPSPRPPPDPPKVTHEQFKAALQMVVDQGDPRAYLENFVKIGEGSTGVVCIAREKHSGRQVAVKMMDLRRQQRRELLFNEVVIMRDYQHRNVVEMFKSALVEEELWVIMEYLQGGALTNIVSETRLSEEQIATVCEAVLQALAYLHSQGVIHRDIKSDSILLTLDGRIKLSDFGFCAQISKDIPKRKSLVGTPYWMAPEVISKSPYGTEVDVWSLGIMVVEMVDGEPPYFSETPVAAMKRLRDEHAPTVRNVSQISPVLKDFLDRMLTRDPMERASATDLLEHPFLLQSGSPQCLVPLVEQYRKRMSRC from the exons ATGTTccgcaagaagaagaagaagaggcccGAGATATCGGCGCCCAAGAACTTTGAGCACCGCGTACACACCTCCTTCGACGCCAAGCGGGGCTGCTACGTGGGGCTGCCCACGCAATGGCAGAGCCTCATCGAGAACCTGCGCCGGCCCAAGCCCATGGTGGACCCCTCACGCATCACGGAGGTGGAGCTGAGGCCGAAGAAg ACCATCGTGCGCGGCAGCATGATCGGCCACGGCGACTACATCACGGCCATGATCAACGACATGAGCCGGCTGTCCGTCACCAGCTCCAACTCCCTGAGGAAGCACAGCCCCTCGGCCAGGAAGAGGGCCCAGTCCCTGGGGAGGCTGGGCGAGGTGAGGGAGGGCGACAACTACCAGTACGAGGGCCTC GGGCGAGGGCGCGCGTCCCGGGAAcgctggaggagcaggaacgTCCACAGCGAGAGCAACACGCCCCACATGGGCATGAAGAAGAGCGTCACCCTGCAGCCCAACGGCATCCTGTCCCGGGCCAGGTCCACGTACGAGGTGGGGGTCAGCTCGGTGGAgcgcccgcccccgccgcctGTCCAGCCCCAGCCCATCCACGCGCCCAGCTACGGGGCCTACATGAGCCCCGAGCTGGGCAGCCCCCAGGGGCGGGTGGTGTGGAGGAGGGACTTCCAGCTGCCGCCCAGGGGCGCCCCCGCGGGTCAGCGGCCCATCGCGTGCTTCTACAGCCCGGCCATGGTGCTCCAGCAGCACCCCCGGGGGGACCAGGGCCCCCTGCACCCCGCAGAGTTCGCCCACCACCCCAACCTGCCGCTTTACATGCCGAGCCACAGCAGCCCGGTGCGGCCGTACTCCTCCTACGACCTGAAG ggggaGTCCATCGTGAGGTACCACTCTGGCTTCCTGCCCACGGGCACCAGCAGCCCTCTGGTGAGCGGCGTGCGGCCCCAGCGGGCGGTACGCTCCTCTGCCAGCTACACCCTGGGACTGTCCCCCAACATGGGACACCTGCGACCCAACGGGCCCGAGCCCTTCCTCAGGCACTCGGGGTGTCCCACCAACCCCCCGTACCCCAGGCAGGACAGCCCGTCCCAGCCGCGGCCCTCCCCCACGGGCTCCCTGgccaccagcccccccgggGCCTGCTCCCCCGCTTAcagacccccgccccacccgtcgccccgccccccacccgaCCCGCCCAAGGTGACCCACGAACAGTTCAAGGCGGCGCTGCAGATGGTGGTGGACCAGGGGGACCCCCGGGCGTACCTGGAGAACTTTGTGAAGATCGGCGAGGGCTCCACGGGGGTGGTGTGCATCGCCCGCGAGAAGCACAGCGGCCGGCAGGTGGCGGTGAAGATGATGGACCTGCGGCGGCAGCAGAGGAGAGAGCTGCTGTTCAACGAG GTGGTCATCATGAGGGACTACCAGCACAGAAATGTGGTGGAAATGTTCAAGTCagccctggtggaggaggagctgtgggTTATCATGGAGTACCTGCAAGGTGGCGCACTCACCAACATTGTGTCTGAAACGAG gctGAGCGAGGAGCAGATTGCCACGGTGTGTGAGGCTGTGCTGCAGGCGCTGGCCTACCTTCATTCACAGGGCGTCATCCACAGAGACATCAAGAGTGACTCCATATTACTCACATTAGATGGAAGG ATCAAGCTGTCGGACTTTGGCTTCTGTGCCCAGATCAGTAAGGACATCCCTAAAAGGAAGTCTCTGGTGGGAACACCCTACTGGATGGCTCCCGAGGTCATCTCCAAATCCCCATACGGCACTGAG GTGGATGTGTGGTCTCTGGGCAtcatggtggtggagatggtggatgGGGAACCCCCCTATTTCAGTGAGACCCCAGTGGCGGCTATGAAGAGGCTGAGAGACGAGCACGCCCCCACCGTGAGGAACGTCAGCCAG ATCTCCCCAGTGCTGAAGGACTTCCTGGACCGCATGCTAACCCGGGACCCTATGGAGCGGGCCAGCGCCACAGACCTGCTGGAGCACCCCTTCCTGCTGCAGAGCGGCTCCCCGCAGTGCCTGGTGCCCCTGGTGGAGCAGTACCGCAAGCGCATGTCCCGCTGCTGA
- the LOC130383037 gene encoding serine/threonine-protein kinase PAK 6 isoform X4 translates to MFRKKKKKRPEISAPKNFEHRVHTSFDAKRGCYVGLPTQWQSLIENLRRPKPMVDPSRITEVELRPKKTIVRGSMIGHGDYITAMINDMSRLSVTSSNSLRKHSPSARKRAQSLGRLGEVREGDNYQYEGLDDEEDEGRGRASRERWRSRNVHSESNTPHMGMKKSVTLQPNGILSRARSTYEVGVSSVERPPPPPVQPQPIHAPSYGAYMSPELGSPQGRVVWRRDFQLPPRGAPAGQRPIACFYSPAMVLQQHPRGDQGPLHPAEFAHHPNLPLYMPSHSSPVRPYSSYDLKGESIVRYHSGFLPTGTSSPLVSGVRPQRAVRSSASYTLGLSPNMGHLRPNGPEPFLRHSGCPTNPPYPRQDSPSQPRPSPTGSLATSPPGACSPAYRPPPHPSPRPPPDPPKVTHEQFKAALQMVVDQGDPRAYLENFVKIGEGSTGVVCIAREKHSGRQVAVKMMDLRRQQRRELLFNEVVIMRDYQHRNVVEMFKSALVEEELWVIMEYLQGGALTNIVSETRLSEEQIATVCEAVLQALAYLHSQGVIHRDIKSDSILLTLDGRIKLSDFGFCAQISKDIPKRKSLVGTPYWMAPEVISKSPYGTEVDVWSLGIMVVEMVDGEPPYFSETPVAAMKRLRDEHAPTVRNVSQISPVLKDFLDRMLTRDPMERASATDLLEHPFLLQSGSPQCLVPLVEQYRKRMSRC, encoded by the exons ATGTTccgcaagaagaagaagaagaggcccGAGATATCGGCGCCCAAGAACTTTGAGCACCGCGTACACACCTCCTTCGACGCCAAGCGGGGCTGCTACGTGGGGCTGCCCACGCAATGGCAGAGCCTCATCGAGAACCTGCGCCGGCCCAAGCCCATGGTGGACCCCTCACGCATCACGGAGGTGGAGCTGAGGCCGAAGAAg ACCATCGTGCGCGGCAGCATGATCGGCCACGGCGACTACATCACGGCCATGATCAACGACATGAGCCGGCTGTCCGTCACCAGCTCCAACTCCCTGAGGAAGCACAGCCCCTCGGCCAGGAAGAGGGCCCAGTCCCTGGGGAGGCTGGGCGAGGTGAGGGAGGGCGACAACTACCAGTACGAGGGCCTC gacgacgaggaagacGAGGGGCGAGGGCGCGCGTCCCGGGAAcgctggaggagcaggaacgTCCACAGCGAGAGCAACACGCCCCACATGGGCATGAAGAAGAGCGTCACCCTGCAGCCCAACGGCATCCTGTCCCGGGCCAGGTCCACGTACGAGGTGGGGGTCAGCTCGGTGGAgcgcccgcccccgccgcctGTCCAGCCCCAGCCCATCCACGCGCCCAGCTACGGGGCCTACATGAGCCCCGAGCTGGGCAGCCCCCAGGGGCGGGTGGTGTGGAGGAGGGACTTCCAGCTGCCGCCCAGGGGCGCCCCCGCGGGTCAGCGGCCCATCGCGTGCTTCTACAGCCCGGCCATGGTGCTCCAGCAGCACCCCCGGGGGGACCAGGGCCCCCTGCACCCCGCAGAGTTCGCCCACCACCCCAACCTGCCGCTTTACATGCCGAGCCACAGCAGCCCGGTGCGGCCGTACTCCTCCTACGACCTGAAG ggggaGTCCATCGTGAGGTACCACTCTGGCTTCCTGCCCACGGGCACCAGCAGCCCTCTGGTGAGCGGCGTGCGGCCCCAGCGGGCGGTACGCTCCTCTGCCAGCTACACCCTGGGACTGTCCCCCAACATGGGACACCTGCGACCCAACGGGCCCGAGCCCTTCCTCAGGCACTCGGGGTGTCCCACCAACCCCCCGTACCCCAGGCAGGACAGCCCGTCCCAGCCGCGGCCCTCCCCCACGGGCTCCCTGgccaccagcccccccgggGCCTGCTCCCCCGCTTAcagacccccgccccacccgtcgccccgccccccacccgaCCCGCCCAAGGTGACCCACGAACAGTTCAAGGCGGCGCTGCAGATGGTGGTGGACCAGGGGGACCCCCGGGCGTACCTGGAGAACTTTGTGAAGATCGGCGAGGGCTCCACGGGGGTGGTGTGCATCGCCCGCGAGAAGCACAGCGGCCGGCAGGTGGCGGTGAAGATGATGGACCTGCGGCGGCAGCAGAGGAGAGAGCTGCTGTTCAACGAG GTGGTCATCATGAGGGACTACCAGCACAGAAATGTGGTGGAAATGTTCAAGTCagccctggtggaggaggagctgtgggTTATCATGGAGTACCTGCAAGGTGGCGCACTCACCAACATTGTGTCTGAAACGAG gctGAGCGAGGAGCAGATTGCCACGGTGTGTGAGGCTGTGCTGCAGGCGCTGGCCTACCTTCATTCACAGGGCGTCATCCACAGAGACATCAAGAGTGACTCCATATTACTCACATTAGATGGAAGG ATCAAGCTGTCGGACTTTGGCTTCTGTGCCCAGATCAGTAAGGACATCCCTAAAAGGAAGTCTCTGGTGGGAACACCCTACTGGATGGCTCCCGAGGTCATCTCCAAATCCCCATACGGCACTGAG GTGGATGTGTGGTCTCTGGGCAtcatggtggtggagatggtggatgGGGAACCCCCCTATTTCAGTGAGACCCCAGTGGCGGCTATGAAGAGGCTGAGAGACGAGCACGCCCCCACCGTGAGGAACGTCAGCCAG ATCTCCCCAGTGCTGAAGGACTTCCTGGACCGCATGCTAACCCGGGACCCTATGGAGCGGGCCAGCGCCACAGACCTGCTGGAGCACCCCTTCCTGCTGCAGAGCGGCTCCCCGCAGTGCCTGGTGCCCCTGGTGGAGCAGTACCGCAAGCGCATGTCCCGCTGCTGA
- the LOC130383037 gene encoding serine/threonine-protein kinase PAK 6 isoform X1 — protein MFRKKKKKRPEISAPKNFEHRVHTSFDAKRGCYVGLPTQWQSLIENLRRPKPMVDPSRITEVELRPKKTIVRGSMIGHGDYITAMINDMSRLSVTSSNSLRKHSPSARKRAQSLGRLGEVREGDNYQYEGLAGDDEEDDEDDDEEDDEEDEGRGRASRERWRSRNVHSESNTPHMGMKKSVTLQPNGILSRARSTYEVGVSSVERPPPPPVQPQPIHAPSYGAYMSPELGSPQGRVVWRRDFQLPPRGAPAGQRPIACFYSPAMVLQQHPRGDQGPLHPAEFAHHPNLPLYMPSHSSPVRPYSSYDLKGESIVRYHSGFLPTGTSSPLVSGVRPQRAVRSSASYTLGLSPNMGHLRPNGPEPFLRHSGCPTNPPYPRQDSPSQPRPSPTGSLATSPPGACSPAYRPPPHPSPRPPPDPPKVTHEQFKAALQMVVDQGDPRAYLENFVKIGEGSTGVVCIAREKHSGRQVAVKMMDLRRQQRRELLFNEVVIMRDYQHRNVVEMFKSALVEEELWVIMEYLQGGALTNIVSETRLSEEQIATVCEAVLQALAYLHSQGVIHRDIKSDSILLTLDGRIKLSDFGFCAQISKDIPKRKSLVGTPYWMAPEVISKSPYGTEVDVWSLGIMVVEMVDGEPPYFSETPVAAMKRLRDEHAPTVRNVSQISPVLKDFLDRMLTRDPMERASATDLLEHPFLLQSGSPQCLVPLVEQYRKRMSRC, from the exons ATGTTccgcaagaagaagaagaagaggcccGAGATATCGGCGCCCAAGAACTTTGAGCACCGCGTACACACCTCCTTCGACGCCAAGCGGGGCTGCTACGTGGGGCTGCCCACGCAATGGCAGAGCCTCATCGAGAACCTGCGCCGGCCCAAGCCCATGGTGGACCCCTCACGCATCACGGAGGTGGAGCTGAGGCCGAAGAAg ACCATCGTGCGCGGCAGCATGATCGGCCACGGCGACTACATCACGGCCATGATCAACGACATGAGCCGGCTGTCCGTCACCAGCTCCAACTCCCTGAGGAAGCACAGCCCCTCGGCCAGGAAGAGGGCCCAGTCCCTGGGGAGGCTGGGCGAGGTGAGGGAGGGCGACAACTACCAGTACGAGGGCCTCGCCGGGGACGACGAagaggacgacgaggacgacgacgaggaggacgacgaggaagacGAGGGGCGAGGGCGCGCGTCCCGGGAAcgctggaggagcaggaacgTCCACAGCGAGAGCAACACGCCCCACATGGGCATGAAGAAGAGCGTCACCCTGCAGCCCAACGGCATCCTGTCCCGGGCCAGGTCCACGTACGAGGTGGGGGTCAGCTCGGTGGAgcgcccgcccccgccgcctGTCCAGCCCCAGCCCATCCACGCGCCCAGCTACGGGGCCTACATGAGCCCCGAGCTGGGCAGCCCCCAGGGGCGGGTGGTGTGGAGGAGGGACTTCCAGCTGCCGCCCAGGGGCGCCCCCGCGGGTCAGCGGCCCATCGCGTGCTTCTACAGCCCGGCCATGGTGCTCCAGCAGCACCCCCGGGGGGACCAGGGCCCCCTGCACCCCGCAGAGTTCGCCCACCACCCCAACCTGCCGCTTTACATGCCGAGCCACAGCAGCCCGGTGCGGCCGTACTCCTCCTACGACCTGAAG ggggaGTCCATCGTGAGGTACCACTCTGGCTTCCTGCCCACGGGCACCAGCAGCCCTCTGGTGAGCGGCGTGCGGCCCCAGCGGGCGGTACGCTCCTCTGCCAGCTACACCCTGGGACTGTCCCCCAACATGGGACACCTGCGACCCAACGGGCCCGAGCCCTTCCTCAGGCACTCGGGGTGTCCCACCAACCCCCCGTACCCCAGGCAGGACAGCCCGTCCCAGCCGCGGCCCTCCCCCACGGGCTCCCTGgccaccagcccccccgggGCCTGCTCCCCCGCTTAcagacccccgccccacccgtcgccccgccccccacccgaCCCGCCCAAGGTGACCCACGAACAGTTCAAGGCGGCGCTGCAGATGGTGGTGGACCAGGGGGACCCCCGGGCGTACCTGGAGAACTTTGTGAAGATCGGCGAGGGCTCCACGGGGGTGGTGTGCATCGCCCGCGAGAAGCACAGCGGCCGGCAGGTGGCGGTGAAGATGATGGACCTGCGGCGGCAGCAGAGGAGAGAGCTGCTGTTCAACGAG GTGGTCATCATGAGGGACTACCAGCACAGAAATGTGGTGGAAATGTTCAAGTCagccctggtggaggaggagctgtgggTTATCATGGAGTACCTGCAAGGTGGCGCACTCACCAACATTGTGTCTGAAACGAG gctGAGCGAGGAGCAGATTGCCACGGTGTGTGAGGCTGTGCTGCAGGCGCTGGCCTACCTTCATTCACAGGGCGTCATCCACAGAGACATCAAGAGTGACTCCATATTACTCACATTAGATGGAAGG ATCAAGCTGTCGGACTTTGGCTTCTGTGCCCAGATCAGTAAGGACATCCCTAAAAGGAAGTCTCTGGTGGGAACACCCTACTGGATGGCTCCCGAGGTCATCTCCAAATCCCCATACGGCACTGAG GTGGATGTGTGGTCTCTGGGCAtcatggtggtggagatggtggatgGGGAACCCCCCTATTTCAGTGAGACCCCAGTGGCGGCTATGAAGAGGCTGAGAGACGAGCACGCCCCCACCGTGAGGAACGTCAGCCAG ATCTCCCCAGTGCTGAAGGACTTCCTGGACCGCATGCTAACCCGGGACCCTATGGAGCGGGCCAGCGCCACAGACCTGCTGGAGCACCCCTTCCTGCTGCAGAGCGGCTCCCCGCAGTGCCTGGTGCCCCTGGTGGAGCAGTACCGCAAGCGCATGTCCCGCTGCTGA